Sequence from the Deltaproteobacteria bacterium genome:
GAAATCACGAGGTGGAATCTGGCACGAATGCTGATAAAAGGCTTTCTTCTTGTGGTAATTGCCCTGATTATCTTCTGCAACCTTGATGGACGGTTGTATGCAGCGACTGTTGTTGTCCCTGGAGACTACGCTACCATTCAGAAGGCAGTGAACGTAGTGGAGAGTGATGCGGATCCGGGAGTAGTGATTATCAACAGCAACGGTACCTTTGATGAAAGCGTCTACATAACAGAGAGCGTTACCATCATGGCCGGGAACGGCTTTACCCCCACCATAGAAAAGACCACTGGTGCTCTCCCTCCAATAAGAATTTATGCGAACCGGAATTCTGACACAACGATCACTTTAGAGGGGTTGAACATCAATGCTTATGGAGGTTCTGGACCTCCTGACTCAGACGTAAGTGAAGATGTAATAATAGCAAATGATTCCAGCAGCAACACTCTCGATGTATCATTGAATAAACTGAGAATAACTGGAGACCAGATTCAAAGCGCCGTGTCAATCGCCAGCGCCGTTATGGCAGGTAATATAACACTGACCATTTCGGATAGCTTTATCCAGGTAATCGGTAAGCCAGCTGGAAGTCCAGTATGTCTTCGCCTTGATCCGGATGATTACGATTTGAATGTCATACTCGAAAACAATACCTTTCGCTTTGCAGTTGCTGGCGGGGTCAGTATAGAATCGGGAAAAGACGGCAGAACAGTATCTGTCACTGCAGACTCCAATATATTTGAAGGCTTTATAGTTGATACCACAGATCCTTTCAAAGCTGTCAATATTTCTGGATCAGGAACTACAGGAAGCGAGTCTTCTGCGACCACCACAACGCTGAAAAATAATTTTTTCATATCTGCCTCTACAGCTGTATCTGTACTTGGCTCCAAGACTCATACTCATTCACTCTATTTATACAATAACACCATATTTTCATGCAGATCCCATGGAATATATTTGAGCGCCTCTGACACTTCAGTCATAAATGCAACAATAATCAATAACATTGTTGCGGGAACATATCAGGCAGTTTGCGGCAGCGGCTACGGCATCACCCTGTACCAGGGTTCAAGCGCCACGGTAAATCTCGACAACGACTATAATTTGCTGTTTGACAATGTGGCCGGCGATTATTCCGGTGTTACTGCCGGTGGGCATTCCTTGCATGCCGATCCTGGATTTGCCAATGCTGACTCCCTCAATCTGCGATTGCGGCCGAGCTCTGCGGCAATTGATGCGGGCATTTGTGGCAAATGGATTAGTATACCTCCTTCGTTGTACTTCTACTCCAGAATTGCACCCCTGGATGATTTCGAAGGCGATCCCAGACCGGCTGGCTTCGCTTTGCTAGGCTGTGACATTGGCGCGGACGAATTCAATCCTGGGCGGGCGGCGATTCCTGCCGTTAATTTTCTGTTGTCCGATTAGGGTGCTTGCTATATTCCTGGACCTGGCCCACCGGGTCCGCTGGCGTGAACTGAATGAGCCAAAACGATCTTACCAGCAGGCTGGCTCGTAGTGGCGCGGAAGCCATCTACCAGGCCTTCCACTATTACCACAGCACATTCAGGGCCATTACGGCGCAGGCCAAAGTTCGCTTCGATGAGCGTGACTGGCTCGGACTGCGAGCTGATGCTGCCAAGAGGCTCGAACTCTATCCGGCGGCCGTAAGCAGCATCGAGAGCAGCATCAGAAAACTATTTGGCCTGCGCTTCCAGGATACAGGTCTATGGATTGCCGCCAAAGCTGTATATGCGCATCTGGTCCGCTCCATGGATGCCTGGGAACTTGCCGAAACTTTTTTCAACTCTGTCAGCCGGCGTCTGCTCGGTACGGTTGGTGTTAATCAGCAGGTGGAGTTTGTGGACACCTGTTCTCGGACAGCATCATATCAGATTGGACACCTGCCTTATCACACCTATAAAAATTTTCCCTCAATCACTAGTCTAGTCACCGCTATACTCACAGACTATCAATTTGGAACAGCCTATGAAGATTTGCACAGGGATTGCCGCCTGGCCAGTGCAAAGATAGAAGCATATCTGAAGGCAACTGCTGCTGCTTCCATTGACCGTGTTGAGATGATCCCCTCAAGTTTTTTTCGAGTTCCCTGAAGAATTTCAGTATTTCCTGGGTCTGCAGGGATATTTGCGCCAGGTCTTCCTGGAGCATCACTCGGACCTCTTTCAGGTCCGTTTCTGGCAGCAAGTCCAGGAAAAATTGGCCGTACATGGAATACTCTGCATTCTTCCGTACGATCAGAGCAAACGCCTCAGACAGACAGAACCCGCTGGGGACCGATGCAGCTGGTGCCCCCCACCTGGGCCGTAGAGCCAGCCCTTTGCCATTGGAGACCCTGCTGCGGTGGAGTTCAAGACATGGGGCCAGCGGGCTGAAGTTCTGCCGGCCGTTTGTGCCTATGTCTCGAACTGCTCCTCCTCGGTTGAACCTTCCAGCGCCCCAGTGGAACCCTCTCCCCGAGCAATAACCTTTTGAATCTCATCATAGTAGCCTGCGCCAACAAACCCCTGATGCTTCACTGCACTGTAGCCCCAGTCCCTTGCCATCTGGAACTCATGTTCCTGCAGACGAGAGTAGGCTGCCATGCCCTCGGTCCTGTACCCATGGGCAAGTTCGAACATGGAAGCATTCAGCGTATGAAATCCTGCGAGAGTAACAAACTGAAACCTGTAGCCCATACCGCCGAGTTCTTCCTGGAACCGACGGATAGTTGCATCATCCAGGTGGCGCTTCCAGTTGAAAGAGGGAGAGCAGTTGTAAGCCATTAATTTACCAGGAAATTTTTCCTGGATAGCCTGAGCAAATTCTCTGGCCTCACCCAGGTCTGGCGTTGAAGTTTCACACCAGATTATATCAGCAAAGGGAGCATAGTTCAGAGAACGGCTGATCGCCAGCTCGAGCCCTCCCCTGACCTCGAAGTAGCCCTCGAGTGTCCTTTTGCCGGTCAAGAATGGCTGGTCCAGGGGATCGATATCGCTGCGAAGCAGATTGGCGCCATTGGCATCAGTTCTCGCAATCAGCAAGGTGGGCACTCCCAGTACGTCAGCAGCAAGTCGAGCCGCCACGAACTTCCGCAGAAACTCCGATGCCGGCGCCAGCACCTTGCCTCCCATGTGGCCACATTTTTTCAGAGATGAGATCTGATCCTCGAAGTGAACAGCTGCTGCGCCGGCCTCGATCATTGCCTTGGTCAACTCGTAAGTATTGAGCGGCCCCCCGAAACCGGCTTCTCCGTCGGCCACAATGGGGGCGAACCAGTAGATATCTCCCAGCTGCAGAGTATGTTGAATCTGATCGGCACGCAGCAGAGCATTGTTTATCCTGCGGACCAGGGCCGGACCACTGTCAGCTGGATACAGGCTCTGGTCAGGATAGGTCTGTCCTGCCCTGTTGGCATCTGCTGCAACCTGCCAGCCGCTGGCATAAATTGCTTGCAGTCCGGCAAGCACCTGTTCCACCGCCTGATTGCCGGTGAGAGCCCCAAGGGCTGGCACGTATGGCTGCGTGTGCAGCAACTGCCACAGCCTGTCGGCGCCCATCTGCGCCAGGGTGTAGTCAAGTCGAATGGAGCCCCGCAATTTCAATACCTCTTCGGCGGTGTAAGGTCGCTCCACTCCCTGCCATCGTGCCTCACTGCTCCATGCCTTCTCTAGGGCGGCAGCCTCCTTTTCCCTTCGCATCACACCTCCTCCTGCGCCTGAATTTGCTCGCCCTGTCTCAGCAGACGGCTCGAGACCGTCAAGGCCGTACTGGAGCAAATCCTCGCAGCACAACTCAGTCATCAGCTCAATAATCCCGAGAACCTAGTCCAGGTAATCATAGGCGGTCAGTGTCAACCATTCGTGCAGGTCCGGCTCGGTAATCAACCTGTCGAAGAGTTCACTGGCCAGGTCGAATTTACCTGAAGAAAACCGCTCTGAGCCGATCATCTCCCTGATCTTTGCTAATTCTTCGGGCACCAGCTGCCGGTAAAGATCATTGGTGACCTCCCTGCCATCAGTAAGCACACCGGTTGGGTGGTGTATCCACTGCCAGACCTGCGTTCTGCTGATTTCTGCAGTGGCTGCATCCTCCATCAAGTTATAGATGGGAACGCAACCGATTCCTCGAAGCCAGGCCTCCAGATATTGCAGACCCACGTTTATGTTGTGCCGGATGCCGTTTTCCGTAATTGCACCTTCCGGAACAGTGAGCAGATCTTCGGCCGTAATATGCACATCGTGCCGCTTCCTGTGAATCTGGTTCGGCTCCGGCATAATTTTGTCGAAAGTCTTCTTGGCTATCTGCACAAGACCTGGGTGAGCCACCCAGGTGCCATCGTGGCCATCGCCAGCTTCCCTTTCCTTGTCTTCGAGAACCTTGGCCAGGGCAGCCTCGTTAGCTGCCTGATCGCCTTTCACCGGAATCTGCGCCATCATACCGCCCATGGCGTGCGCTCCTCTTTTGTGGCAGGTCTGAATCAGCAGTAGAGAAGCAGAGTGCAGAAAATGGCTGGCCATGGTAACCAGACTTCTATCTGGCATGACAAAGTCAGGGTATTTACGGAATCTCTTGATAAAGCTGAAGATATAGTCCCAGCGGCCGAGATTGAGGCCTGCAGAGTGGTCGCGCATCTCGAAGAGAATTTCTTCCATTTCGAAGGCAGCCAAAATGGTCTCCAGCAGGACAGTAGCCCGGATGGTGCCCCGAGGAATTCCCAGTTCGTCCTGGGCCAGACAGAAGACGTCGTTCCAGAGCCTGGATTCCAGGTGATTTTCCAGTTTGGCAATATAGAAATACGGGCCAGTACCATTGTCTATCTGCCTCCTGGCATTGTGAAAGAAGAACAGACCAAAGTCGAAAAGTGACCCGGAAACAGGACGGCCATTTACAAGGACATGCTTCTCTGGGAGGTGCCAACCTCGCGGCCGCACCAGCAAAGTCGCCGTCTCCTCATTGAGCCTGTATTCCTTCTTGGGAGAAGAGAAGCTGATAGTGCCGGCTACTGCATCACGCAAATTGACCTGCCCCTGAACCATATTGTACCAGGTGGGCGAGTTGGCATCTTCAAAGTCTGCCATAAATACACTGGCCCCCGAGTTCAGGGCGTTGATAATCATTTTGCGCTCAGCCGGCCCGGTTATCTCCACCCGCCGGTCCTGTAAATCGTCCGGAATGGGAGCTACCTGCCAGTTCCCCTCTTTTATCTCCCTGGTATGCTCAAGAAAATCTGGCATGCTGCCCGCATCGAGTTCAGCCTGTCTTTCTTCTCTTTCTTGCAGGAGCTCCAGCCGGCGATCATCGAATTCACGATGAAGCCTGGCTACAAAGGCCAGGGCCTCTGGAGTCAAGATTTCGGCAAATTCAGGGGTGACCTGTCCAAGAATTTCCACTCCATCAGAGCCTTTACCATGTATCGCTGTATCTGCCATGATTGTAAATCTCCTTTGTCGGCAACATTATTTCCCACTGCCGACCGATGCATATTTCTACAAGATTTCATCTAGAGCTATTCGATAGTTCAAAAAATCTACCTAATCACTATAATTTAAAAAGCATCCAATATTTGTCAATACGAAAAACCATTATAATGCGATCTTGTGTTTGAGCAGGCCTTGAGAAAATACAACCCTATCCCGGCAGCAACTCGCTGGCCGCAGGGCTCCAGTTATTATTGAAATGTTGTCTAGAATTCCGGTTAATACTCCCGCCTCGAGGTAGTTGCTGGCTGCGGTAGTCTGCAAATTCATCATTACCACATGTTTGACTTGAACTCCCGGAGTTCATTGATAAATTCAACAGCGATACTCTTTCTAGCACTGTCAACTCTCTTGACAATAGCAGATCCATGCAACTCCACAGGAGCATCCTTTCCAGTAAAGTCTGGAGGCAAGAGAAAAGTAAGCTGCGTAAACTCCTCGACCTTGAAAGACGGCCAGCTGTTGGTCCTGATGCAGGCTCCGCTTTGACTCAAATTCAAAGTATTGCCTTCGAGCCACACATCTACCGCAGTACCGGGAATTCTTTTGCGGAGCTTCACCTGAAAATTTTTCCACAGTCTCTTGTGCCTGCGCTGGGTGCAAATCCTCATTATTATGTCATCTATGCTTGTGTATCGCTCCATGCTGACCTCTCCAGTGGTTTTATGGAGAACTTAAGGCATAGAATAATCAAAGGCTTGACTATAAGCGGCATTTTTTTGACTTATCGCGCCAAACTTGTTAGATAGAAGAAACTCACCAGGATATTTCTCGAGCCCACTGCATAGCCGAGGAGAGTTCAACCATGATCTGCGCAACAAATAGGGCCAGTTTATTGCTTGTACTGTGGAATATCCTGGAATCTTATGGCGTTGATGCAGACAGGCTGTTCAGCAAGGCAGGTCTGAACCCTGAAGTAATGAAGCACCCAGCAGGGAGATATAGAATACAGGAGATAGATAATCTATGGCGCCAGGCTGTGGAGATCATCGATGATCCATGTTTCGGTCTCAAGGCCGCCGAGTTGTGGCATCCTTCCAATTTTGGAGCCCTGGGCTACGCCATGCTGGCAAGCCACACTTTACGAACCTCTTTGGAGAGGATGGATCGATATTATCGTTTTCTTTCGGATAAACCGTTTATGAAGCTGGACGACACTGAAGAAGGGTTGAGGTTCACCCTGGTATCGGACCGTAGAAATGGTGACATTCCTGAACGAAGCGATGCTGCCCTGGCCGTTACTCTGAGCGTCTGCCGAGTGAACTACCTGGAAGACCTGACACCGGTGTCCGTGACCCTGAGACATTCCAGGCCTGCCTGTTCCGCAAAGTTCTTTGAGTACTTCCGCTGTCCAGTACTATTTGGAGCTCCCGCTTACAGCCTGAGATTCTCCACAGAAGTGGTTGATAAGATTCTGCCCGGCTCTAACCCTCAACTTGCCGAGCTGCATGATCAGGTAATGATCCAGTATCTCGCCCAACTTGATCAGGACCGCATTGCTGAAAAGGTCAAAGCGGTTATCATCGATCAGCTTCCTTCAGGCAGGGTTACAGACGAAACCGTATCACAGGCGCTGTACATGAGTTCCCGCAAGCTTCAACGCCAACTGCAAAGTGCGGGCACGACCTTCAATACTCTTTTGAACGAGATGCGCCAGGAGTTGGCGCAAAAGTACTTGAGTGAACAGAATACCAGTATAACCGATATTGCCTTCTTGCTGGGTTTTTCAGAATCCAGCGCCTTTTCAAGGGCATTCAGGCGTTGGCTGGGAGTTACCCCCAGTGAATTCCGGCGGTCCACCAGGATTGTCAACCCGCAGGGGCAGGTTTGAATCCTGCCCCTGTAATTGCGGTGTGACAGATTTCCTGAACATTCTTGCTCTGGTTCGGCCTCAAATCCACAGCCCTCATCGCCAACTTCACCCCATCTCCAAGAAACGCTAGGGCCGCTTCTTCTGCAGGGTGAACTGGTAACTGCCGCCGCACTGGTACCAGCCGTCGGACCAGCCCCAGACGCCGCGCCCGCTGCCGCTGTTCTCATCAGTAAATTTAATGTCCACCAGATCGCTGACATAACCGCCCCGAGACCGATATGTTGCCTGCACGTGCACTTCTCCTGGTGTTTGCGGGTTGAGCACACCTGTGTAGGGCCGCTGCACCACGTTTTCCATAATAATGATCTCATTGCCCTTCTGGGTGATGGTCAAGCGATACTCGCCAACCTCTGCCTTGCCGAGTTCTTTGCAGTGGGAAATGGATTCGGTGACATGACCTATCCAGGTGCCGCTGTAGTCCTGGGCGTAAAGAACTGAGCTAACCAGAAGCAGCAGACCGGCGAGCAGCAACGATTTCAATAACTTCATAACAATTTCCTCCTGCGTCACTTACAGTCCCTCTTGCGCGCCAGCGTCTGCCGCCCTGACCCGGCTGCTGTACCAGAAAAACGATACCACCGCCAACACCCCGGCGCCAATGCCCATGCTGGTGGCCAGAGGCAAAGGCAGGTTGAAGCCAATCCTGGAGTTGGCAATGAAGCTGATCACCACCACCGTCATGAAAATGGCCGACACAGTGGCCACCCAGTGAAATTTCTTCCTGCTCAGCAGATAGGCAGCAGCCGTCCAGAGCACCACGGTCGCCAGGGTCTGATTGGCCCAGCCGAAGTAGCGCCAGATGAGACCAAAGTCGGAAAGCGAGATCAGGAAACCGATGACAAATAAGGGAACCGCAATGATCAAACGCTTCAAACTCTGCTTCTGGGAAACTTTGAAAACGTCGGCGATGATCAGACGGGCACTCCGGAAAGCCGTATCACCAGAGGTAATCGGCAGTA
This genomic interval carries:
- a CDS encoding right-handed parallel beta-helix repeat-containing protein — its product is MSSEITRWNLARMLIKGFLLVVIALIIFCNLDGRLYAATVVVPGDYATIQKAVNVVESDADPGVVIINSNGTFDESVYITESVTIMAGNGFTPTIEKTTGALPPIRIYANRNSDTTITLEGLNINAYGGSGPPDSDVSEDVIIANDSSSNTLDVSLNKLRITGDQIQSAVSIASAVMAGNITLTISDSFIQVIGKPAGSPVCLRLDPDDYDLNVILENNTFRFAVAGGVSIESGKDGRTVSVTADSNIFEGFIVDTTDPFKAVNISGSGTTGSESSATTTTLKNNFFISASTAVSVLGSKTHTHSLYLYNNTIFSCRSHGIYLSASDTSVINATIINNIVAGTYQAVCGSGYGITLYQGSSATVNLDNDYNLLFDNVAGDYSGVTAGGHSLHADPGFANADSLNLRLRPSSAAIDAGICGKWISIPPSLYFYSRIAPLDDFEGDPRPAGFALLGCDIGADEFNPGRAAIPAVNFLLSD
- a CDS encoding bifunctional isocitrate dehydrogenase kinase/phosphatase, whose product is MSQNDLTSRLARSGAEAIYQAFHYYHSTFRAITAQAKVRFDERDWLGLRADAAKRLELYPAAVSSIESSIRKLFGLRFQDTGLWIAAKAVYAHLVRSMDAWELAETFFNSVSRRLLGTVGVNQQVEFVDTCSRTASYQIGHLPYHTYKNFPSITSLVTAILTDYQFGTAYEDLHRDCRLASAKIEAYLKATAAASIDRVEMIPSSFFRVP
- a CDS encoding bifunctional isocitrate dehydrogenase kinase/phosphatase, with product MGLQGYLRQVFLEHHSDLFQVRFWQQVQEKLAVHGILCILPYDQSKRLRQTEPAGDRCSWCPPPGP
- the aceA gene encoding isocitrate lyase, which translates into the protein MRREKEAAALEKAWSSEARWQGVERPYTAEEVLKLRGSIRLDYTLAQMGADRLWQLLHTQPYVPALGALTGNQAVEQVLAGLQAIYASGWQVAADANRAGQTYPDQSLYPADSGPALVRRINNALLRADQIQHTLQLGDIYWFAPIVADGEAGFGGPLNTYELTKAMIEAGAAAVHFEDQISSLKKCGHMGGKVLAPASEFLRKFVAARLAADVLGVPTLLIARTDANGANLLRSDIDPLDQPFLTGKRTLEGYFEVRGGLELAISRSLNYAPFADIIWCETSTPDLGEAREFAQAIQEKFPGKLMAYNCSPSFNWKRHLDDATIRRFQEELGGMGYRFQFVTLAGFHTLNASMFELAHGYRTEGMAAYSRLQEHEFQMARDWGYSAVKHQGFVGAGYYDEIQKVIARGEGSTGALEGSTEEEQFET
- the aceB gene encoding malate synthase A; protein product: MADTAIHGKGSDGVEILGQVTPEFAEILTPEALAFVARLHREFDDRRLELLQEREERQAELDAGSMPDFLEHTREIKEGNWQVAPIPDDLQDRRVEITGPAERKMIINALNSGASVFMADFEDANSPTWYNMVQGQVNLRDAVAGTISFSSPKKEYRLNEETATLLVRPRGWHLPEKHVLVNGRPVSGSLFDFGLFFFHNARRQIDNGTGPYFYIAKLENHLESRLWNDVFCLAQDELGIPRGTIRATVLLETILAAFEMEEILFEMRDHSAGLNLGRWDYIFSFIKRFRKYPDFVMPDRSLVTMASHFLHSASLLLIQTCHKRGAHAMGGMMAQIPVKGDQAANEAALAKVLEDKEREAGDGHDGTWVAHPGLVQIAKKTFDKIMPEPNQIHRKRHDVHITAEDLLTVPEGAITENGIRHNINVGLQYLEAWLRGIGCVPIYNLMEDAATAEISRTQVWQWIHHPTGVLTDGREVTNDLYRQLVPEELAKIREMIGSERFSSGKFDLASELFDRLITEPDLHEWLTLTAYDYLD
- a CDS encoding PilZ domain-containing protein codes for the protein MERYTSIDDIIMRICTQRRHKRLWKNFQVKLRKRIPGTAVDVWLEGNTLNLSQSGACIRTNSWPSFKVEEFTQLTFLLPPDFTGKDAPVELHGSAIVKRVDSARKSIAVEFINELREFKSNMW
- a CDS encoding AraC family transcriptional regulator; translated protein: MICATNRASLLLVLWNILESYGVDADRLFSKAGLNPEVMKHPAGRYRIQEIDNLWRQAVEIIDDPCFGLKAAELWHPSNFGALGYAMLASHTLRTSLERMDRYYRFLSDKPFMKLDDTEEGLRFTLVSDRRNGDIPERSDAALAVTLSVCRVNYLEDLTPVSVTLRHSRPACSAKFFEYFRCPVLFGAPAYSLRFSTEVVDKILPGSNPQLAELHDQVMIQYLAQLDQDRIAEKVKAVIIDQLPSGRVTDETVSQALYMSSRKLQRQLQSAGTTFNTLLNEMRQELAQKYLSEQNTSITDIAFLLGFSESSAFSRAFRRWLGVTPSEFRRSTRIVNPQGQV